The Methylomonas koyamae genome has a segment encoding these proteins:
- a CDS encoding murein hydrolase activator EnvC family protein, producing the protein MLGAVFGVAVSLPLSADPSGEKTLADVQSKIDRVGGEVRDLQAEKNRALDQLQKLELQYGELANSLRSLKAEIRQQEQSLQDLRGKSAATQRSMHEQQQELEGLIKAIYAMGGDKEGLKVILNQRDPAVSSRMLVYYDYISKARVEKLNAVAESFRELRQLEAQKDTEAQLLQASLEKKQQESDAMQALKNQRETLLARIERDYAAKAGELERLVADEKKLQSLVASLQKTDDNAADESLPAPEPRKPEPASVQQRELPKQMPARPVSELASQPFSELRGQLPWPVQGALTARFGSRRYETTWDGVVISAREGADIRAVTGGKVVYADWLRGYGLMIIVDHGKGYMSLYAFNQSLHKNVGDHVRAGEVLASVGRSGGRADAALYFGIRKNGRPVDPEQWCRKPTKG; encoded by the coding sequence ATGCTTGGGGCTGTTTTCGGGGTTGCAGTCAGTTTGCCGCTATCGGCCGATCCGTCCGGAGAAAAAACCTTGGCCGATGTCCAGTCGAAAATCGACCGCGTCGGCGGTGAAGTCCGCGATTTGCAAGCTGAAAAAAATCGGGCATTGGACCAGTTGCAAAAATTAGAGCTGCAATACGGTGAGCTGGCTAATAGTCTGCGTTCGTTGAAAGCCGAGATCAGGCAGCAGGAGCAGTCTCTGCAGGATTTGCGGGGCAAAAGCGCTGCCACGCAACGCAGCATGCATGAACAGCAGCAGGAGCTCGAAGGATTGATCAAGGCAATTTATGCCATGGGCGGCGATAAGGAAGGTTTGAAGGTGATTCTGAACCAACGCGATCCGGCCGTGTCCAGCCGCATGTTGGTTTACTACGATTACATCAGCAAGGCGCGGGTCGAAAAACTTAACGCGGTTGCCGAATCTTTTCGAGAGTTGCGGCAGTTGGAGGCGCAAAAGGATACCGAAGCCCAGCTCCTTCAGGCCTCGTTGGAAAAAAAACAGCAAGAATCCGATGCCATGCAAGCGCTGAAGAACCAGCGCGAAACGTTGTTGGCTCGGATCGAACGGGACTATGCGGCCAAGGCCGGCGAGTTGGAACGCCTTGTAGCGGACGAGAAAAAATTGCAGTCCTTGGTGGCGTCTTTGCAGAAAACTGATGATAATGCCGCCGACGAATCTTTGCCTGCGCCCGAACCGCGAAAACCCGAACCTGCCTCGGTTCAGCAGCGGGAACTTCCCAAGCAAATGCCAGCTAGACCGGTTAGCGAGCTCGCAAGCCAGCCGTTTTCGGAGTTGCGCGGCCAATTGCCTTGGCCGGTGCAGGGCGCCCTGACGGCCCGGTTTGGCAGTCGTCGCTACGAAACGACCTGGGACGGCGTCGTTATCAGCGCCAGGGAAGGGGCAGATATTCGTGCGGTGACCGGCGGTAAGGTCGTCTATGCCGATTGGTTGCGCGGATACGGGTTGATGATTATTGTCGACCACGGCAAGGGTTATATGAGTTTGTATGCATTCAACCAAAGTCTGCATAAAAACGTGGGCGACCATGTTAGAGCCGGGGAGGTATTGGCCTCGGTGGGGCGGAGTGGCGGCCGAGCCGACGCGGCCTTGTATTTCGGCATCCGCAAGAACGGGCGGCCCGTCGACCCGGAGCAATGGTGCCGTAAACCGACCAAAGGTTAA
- a CDS encoding S41 family peptidase gives MLKNRNILVLLVGFILGVALSLCSSVFAEKAAPAAAKSDELQALPFDELRTFTEIFGRIKQDYVEPVSDKKLLEDAIRGMLSGLDPHSAYLASEEYKELQEGTTGQFGGLGIEVGMENGFVKVVSPIDDTPAQRAGIKAGDLIVRLDDKPVKGMTLADAVKIMRGEPGSEIVLTVIREGEEAPLKFALTRDIIKVKSVKNRLLEKNYGYLRISSFQSGTGQSLLDAIDELKKENEGPLKGIVLDLRNNPGGVLNAAVDVSDAFIESGLIVYTEGRIKNSEMRFNATPDDVINGAPIVVLINGGSASASEIVAGALQDHKRAIIMGEKSFGKGSVQTILPTSNGAAVKLTTARYFTPSGRSIQAEGIEPDVTLARVKLAAMDKAKLDTVKEADLTHHLTNGNAKPEKKSEEEDGDDVKDAPEKDGDAAEVSDADMRDYPLHEALNLLKGISIMRR, from the coding sequence ATGTTAAAAAACAGAAACATATTGGTCTTGTTGGTCGGATTTATTTTGGGTGTCGCGCTGAGTTTGTGCAGTAGCGTCTTTGCCGAGAAAGCGGCGCCGGCTGCGGCTAAAAGCGATGAGCTACAGGCATTGCCGTTCGACGAATTGCGCACGTTTACCGAAATCTTCGGCCGTATCAAACAGGACTATGTCGAACCCGTTTCCGACAAAAAACTTTTGGAAGACGCCATCCGCGGCATGCTGTCCGGTTTGGATCCGCATTCGGCTTATCTTGCCAGCGAAGAATACAAAGAGCTGCAAGAAGGCACTACCGGCCAATTCGGCGGTCTGGGTATAGAAGTTGGCATGGAAAACGGCTTCGTCAAAGTGGTTTCGCCGATTGACGATACGCCGGCGCAACGGGCCGGTATCAAAGCCGGCGACTTGATCGTTCGTCTCGACGACAAGCCGGTAAAAGGCATGACGCTGGCCGATGCGGTGAAAATCATGCGCGGCGAGCCCGGCAGCGAGATCGTGTTGACCGTGATTCGCGAGGGGGAAGAGGCGCCGCTGAAGTTTGCATTGACCCGCGATATCATTAAAGTTAAGAGCGTGAAGAATAGGCTGCTGGAAAAAAACTACGGTTATCTGCGTATCAGTAGTTTCCAATCCGGCACCGGTCAGAGTTTGTTGGACGCAATCGACGAGCTAAAAAAAGAAAACGAAGGCCCGTTAAAGGGTATTGTGCTGGATTTGCGCAACAATCCGGGCGGCGTGTTGAACGCGGCGGTTGATGTCAGCGATGCTTTTATCGAGTCTGGTTTGATCGTCTACACCGAAGGCCGGATTAAAAATTCGGAAATGCGCTTTAACGCCACTCCGGACGACGTGATCAACGGTGCGCCGATCGTGGTGCTGATCAATGGCGGTTCGGCTTCTGCATCGGAAATCGTCGCCGGTGCGTTGCAAGACCACAAACGCGCCATCATCATGGGCGAAAAGTCGTTCGGCAAAGGCTCGGTGCAAACCATTTTGCCGACCAGTAACGGTGCGGCGGTCAAGCTGACGACGGCGCGCTACTTTACGCCGTCCGGACGTTCGATTCAGGCCGAAGGCATCGAGCCCGATGTGACGTTGGCCAGAGTGAAGTTGGCTGCGATGGATAAGGCTAAGCTGGATACCGTCAAAGAAGCGGATTTGACTCATCACCTGACCAACGGCAATGCCAAGCCGGAGAAAAAGTCCGAAGAAGAGGATGGTGATGACGTTAAGGATGCGCCGGAGAAGGATGGCGATGCGGCCGAGGTGTCCGATGCCGATATGCGAGACTATCCTTTGCATGAGGCGCTGAATTTATTGAAAGGGATCAGCATCATGCGGCGTTAG
- a CDS encoding AmpG family muropeptide MFS transporter, with translation MIFLGFSAGLPFSLTSSTLSAWLADEDVSLSLIGYFSLVGVAYSVKVLWAPVVDRLPFPLLCRWLGKRRGWIFGAQVGIALGLFAMSGLDIHQELTRMAWLAVWVAFCSATQDVAIDAYRIEIVAPELQGAMAATYVFGYRLSLLLAGAGVFYIAEYQNWAVAYQVMALAMSIGMVATLLAPEPIRLEDERVGRIEQSVEIALGLSESGALPTRLLRWFSDAVVGPFVEFFQRNGRSGARILLLIAVYKMSDIAMGIMANPFYLELGFSKKDIADVTKVFGFLMTIVGTSVGGVLVARFGIMRPLLFGAVIVAATNLLFAALALAKPDILLLAGVISADNLSGGIASAAFIAYLSSLTNSAYTATQYALFSSLMTLPAKLIGSISGDLVAEFGYAAFFVYSAVIGVPAIVLVILLMRSRPATP, from the coding sequence ATGATCTTTCTAGGCTTTTCAGCCGGTCTGCCATTTTCATTGACTTCATCGACCTTGTCGGCATGGTTGGCTGACGAGGATGTGTCGTTATCCCTAATCGGCTATTTCAGCTTGGTCGGCGTTGCGTATTCGGTGAAAGTTTTATGGGCGCCGGTGGTCGATCGCTTGCCGTTCCCGCTGTTATGCCGATGGCTGGGTAAACGGCGTGGCTGGATATTCGGCGCTCAGGTCGGTATAGCGTTGGGCTTGTTTGCTATGAGCGGCTTGGATATTCACCAAGAGTTGACGCGCATGGCTTGGTTGGCTGTTTGGGTGGCGTTCTGCTCCGCGACTCAAGACGTTGCAATCGATGCTTATCGGATTGAAATTGTGGCGCCGGAACTGCAAGGCGCGATGGCGGCGACGTACGTATTCGGCTACCGCCTTTCGCTGTTGCTTGCCGGGGCTGGAGTGTTTTATATCGCGGAATACCAGAACTGGGCCGTGGCTTATCAGGTTATGGCGCTGGCGATGTCCATCGGTATGGTGGCGACGTTGTTGGCGCCGGAGCCGATTCGGCTGGAGGATGAGCGGGTCGGGCGGATCGAGCAAAGCGTGGAGATTGCGCTTGGTTTGTCCGAGTCGGGCGCCTTGCCTACCAGATTGTTGCGTTGGTTCTCGGACGCCGTTGTCGGTCCGTTTGTCGAGTTTTTCCAACGCAACGGCAGGAGCGGCGCGCGGATTTTGCTGCTGATCGCGGTCTATAAGATGAGCGATATTGCAATGGGGATTATGGCGAATCCGTTTTATTTGGAGCTGGGGTTCAGCAAAAAGGATATCGCCGACGTCACCAAGGTGTTCGGTTTTCTGATGACTATCGTCGGTACCTCGGTCGGTGGCGTGCTGGTGGCGCGCTTCGGCATTATGCGTCCGCTGCTGTTCGGTGCGGTGATCGTTGCTGCAACCAACTTGCTGTTTGCCGCTTTGGCGCTGGCGAAGCCGGATATCCTGTTGTTGGCCGGAGTGATTAGTGCGGACAACTTAAGCGGCGGCATAGCCTCGGCTGCGTTCATTGCCTATTTGTCGAGTTTGACGAATTCCGCTTACACTGCAACTCAGTACGCGCTGTTCAGCTCTTTGATGACTTTGCCGGCTAAGCTGATTGGAAGTATTTCAGGGGATTTGGTCGCCGAGTTTGGTTACGCCGCTTTTTTCGTGTACTCCGCTGTTATCGGTGTGCCGGCAATTGTCTTGGTGATATTGTTGATGCGGTCCCGGCCTGCCACGCCATAA
- a CDS encoding nitrite/sulfite reductase gives MYQYNEQDQTLIEERANEFRGQTQRFLNGDLGADQFRALRLMNGLYLQTHAPMLRVAVPYGLLSSKQLRKLASVARDYDRGYCHFTTRQNVQYNWPALERVPDLLAELATVQMHAIQTSGNCLRNTTSDHLAGICKDEIEDPRPYCEIIRQWTTLHPEFAFLPRKFKIAVSGATHDRAAVQLHDIGVYLVKNAAGETGFQILVGGGLGRTPIIGQTIRPYLEKQHLLSYLEAIVRIYNLFGRRDNKYKARIKILVKETGLEKFKTMVEQEWERIRDSMPLSEQRIAEMKAHFAPPAYEATANDAPDFAKQLADNADFAKWVKYNTVEHKISGYQGVYISLKAPDSPPGDITAEQLEAVADLADRHSFGEVRSSHRQNLVLADVKQTDLFAVWQKLDANKLATPNIGTVTDIICCPGLDFCSLANASSISVARELNSRLDDMDYIHDIGDIKINMSGCMNGCAHQSVGHIGILGVDKHGEEWYQITLGGSSENEAAIGERLGPAVAKDQIATVVTDILDVYVQQRLEDEAFLQTVKRVGLEPFRERVYANH, from the coding sequence ATGTATCAATATAACGAGCAAGATCAAACACTTATTGAAGAACGCGCCAATGAGTTTCGCGGCCAAACCCAGCGTTTTTTGAACGGAGACCTGGGAGCCGACCAATTCAGAGCGCTACGTCTAATGAATGGGCTGTACCTGCAGACGCACGCGCCAATGCTGAGGGTCGCAGTCCCGTACGGCCTGCTTTCCTCTAAACAATTACGCAAGCTGGCTTCGGTGGCCCGCGATTACGACCGCGGATATTGCCATTTCACGACCCGGCAGAACGTCCAATACAACTGGCCGGCCCTGGAACGGGTCCCGGACCTGCTGGCGGAATTGGCGACAGTACAGATGCACGCCATTCAAACCAGCGGCAACTGCTTAAGAAACACAACATCCGACCACTTGGCCGGCATTTGCAAGGACGAAATCGAAGACCCGCGGCCTTACTGCGAAATTATCAGGCAGTGGACAACGCTGCATCCAGAATTCGCCTTCCTGCCACGTAAGTTCAAGATTGCCGTTAGCGGCGCCACCCATGACCGGGCCGCAGTGCAACTGCACGACATTGGCGTTTATTTGGTGAAAAACGCGGCTGGCGAAACCGGTTTTCAAATTTTGGTCGGCGGCGGCCTGGGCCGTACCCCAATCATTGGCCAAACCATCCGCCCCTATCTGGAAAAGCAGCATTTGTTGTCCTATCTGGAAGCCATCGTGCGGATATACAATCTATTCGGCCGCCGCGACAACAAATACAAAGCCAGGATCAAGATACTGGTCAAAGAAACCGGCCTGGAGAAATTCAAGACCATGGTCGAGCAGGAGTGGGAACGCATTCGCGACAGCATGCCGCTCAGCGAGCAACGCATCGCCGAAATGAAGGCGCATTTCGCGCCGCCAGCTTACGAGGCCACCGCAAACGACGCCCCCGACTTCGCCAAACAGCTTGCCGATAACGCCGACTTTGCCAAATGGGTTAAATACAACACGGTCGAGCACAAAATCAGCGGTTACCAAGGCGTCTACATCTCTTTGAAAGCGCCCGACTCGCCGCCAGGCGACATTACCGCCGAACAACTTGAAGCCGTCGCCGACCTAGCCGACCGACACAGCTTCGGCGAAGTCAGAAGCAGCCACCGCCAAAACCTGGTATTGGCCGACGTCAAACAAACCGACTTGTTTGCGGTTTGGCAAAAGCTCGACGCAAACAAATTGGCCACGCCCAACATCGGCACGGTCACCGACATCATTTGCTGCCCCGGCTTGGATTTTTGCTCGCTAGCCAACGCCAGCTCCATCAGTGTCGCTAGAGAATTGAACTCCCGATTGGACGATATGGATTACATCCACGACATCGGCGACATCAAAATCAACATGTCCGGGTGCATGAACGGTTGCGCGCACCAAAGCGTCGGCCATATCGGCATCCTTGGCGTCGACAAGCACGGCGAAGAGTGGTACCAGATTACACTGGGCGGATCATCCGAAAACGAAGCCGCCATCGGCGAACGCCTGGGGCCGGCCGTTGCCAAGGACCAAATCGCGACGGTAGTAACCGATATACTCGACGTTTACGTTCAGCAACGCTTGGAAGACGAAGCATTCCTACAAACCGTAAAACGTGTCGGCCTGGAGCCGTTTAGGGAAAGAGTTTATGCAAATCATTAA
- a CDS encoding DUF934 domain-containing protein, with protein sequence MQIIKDQQLIENTWSFIEDDAPLPEGDITVSLPRWLSEKEQLRQRSGRTGIRLVPGDQTESLCADFDKIDLIELDFPIFGDGRLFSVARLLRSRDAYRGEIRAVGQYLPDQVFYLSRVGINAFDLSSQNDADLVLAAMSQFSVRYQASTN encoded by the coding sequence ATGCAAATCATTAAAGACCAACAGCTAATCGAGAATACCTGGTCCTTTATCGAGGACGACGCCCCTTTACCCGAAGGCGATATCACGGTCAGCTTGCCGCGCTGGCTCAGCGAAAAAGAACAATTGCGTCAGCGTAGCGGCAGAACCGGCATTCGCTTGGTGCCTGGAGATCAAACCGAATCTCTGTGCGCCGACTTTGACAAAATCGATCTGATCGAACTGGACTTCCCGATCTTCGGTGACGGCCGTCTGTTTTCGGTAGCCCGCTTACTGCGTAGCCGGGACGCTTATCGGGGCGAAATACGCGCTGTAGGACAATACCTTCCCGATCAGGTGTTTTATTTATCCAGAGTCGGCATCAACGCTTTCGACTTGAGCAGTCAGAACGACGCAGACCTGGTTTTGGCCGCCATGAGCCAGTTTTCCGTGCGCTACCAAGCATCGACCAACTAA
- the nhaD gene encoding sodium:proton antiporter NhaD, with protein sequence MLRLLLILAGLLFLPQVAMAEEFHNLGLTGTERGIYTVLIFLVAYGFVMAEEFTHLRKSKPVIFAAAVIWGHVAILAQEAGVSGEELHKAFEHDLKEYAELMLFLLVAMTYINTMAERNVFEALRSWLIRKQFGYKQLFWITGIITFFLSSVADNLTSALLVGAVVMAVGADNEKFVSIGFVNLVIAANAGGAFCPFGDITTLMVWQAGYAEFFDFFKLFIPSVVNFVVPAFFMSQAIPSGQPEATNEAAVELKPGGWVVCGLFGITIGLAVSFKQFLHLPPFMGMMAGLSILMLFIYYVKVRFSAADEVRLDVFDRVKEAEWDTLLFFFGVVFAVGGLGYIGYLELLSAAMYDGLGQTTANILVGIISAVVDNIPVMFAVLNMNLDMDLYQWLLVTLTAGVGGSLFSVGSAAGVALMGQSNHKYTFFSHLKWTPVIAAGYAASIVTHYLING encoded by the coding sequence TTGTTGCGCTTATTGTTGATTTTGGCCGGGCTGTTGTTTTTGCCGCAAGTGGCCATGGCCGAAGAGTTTCATAACCTCGGTTTAACCGGAACCGAGCGGGGCATTTACACCGTTCTGATCTTTTTGGTGGCTTATGGTTTCGTGATGGCCGAAGAATTTACGCATTTGCGTAAATCCAAGCCGGTTATTTTTGCGGCGGCCGTGATTTGGGGGCATGTGGCAATCCTGGCGCAGGAGGCTGGTGTATCCGGGGAAGAGCTGCATAAGGCTTTCGAACACGACTTGAAAGAATATGCCGAGTTGATGTTGTTCTTGCTGGTGGCGATGACCTATATCAACACTATGGCCGAGCGCAATGTATTCGAAGCCCTGCGTTCGTGGCTGATTAGAAAACAGTTTGGTTATAAACAGCTGTTTTGGATTACCGGCATCATTACCTTCTTCCTGTCGTCGGTAGCCGACAACCTGACCTCTGCTTTATTGGTCGGCGCCGTGGTAATGGCGGTAGGTGCGGATAACGAAAAATTCGTCTCTATCGGTTTTGTTAATTTGGTTATTGCGGCGAATGCCGGCGGTGCGTTTTGTCCGTTCGGCGACATCACCACTTTGATGGTGTGGCAAGCTGGTTACGCGGAATTCTTTGATTTCTTCAAGTTGTTTATTCCGTCGGTAGTGAACTTTGTCGTGCCGGCGTTTTTCATGTCCCAAGCGATTCCAAGCGGTCAGCCCGAGGCTACCAACGAAGCTGCAGTGGAATTGAAGCCGGGCGGCTGGGTGGTGTGCGGCTTGTTCGGCATCACCATCGGTTTGGCGGTCAGCTTTAAACAGTTCCTGCATTTGCCGCCGTTCATGGGCATGATGGCTGGTTTGTCCATCCTGATGCTATTCATTTATTACGTTAAGGTTCGCTTCTCCGCAGCGGATGAGGTGCGTCTCGATGTATTCGACCGGGTAAAAGAAGCCGAGTGGGATACGCTGTTGTTCTTCTTTGGCGTGGTTTTCGCGGTCGGTGGCTTGGGCTACATCGGGTATCTGGAATTGCTGTCTGCCGCAATGTATGACGGTCTGGGCCAAACCACAGCCAATATTCTGGTCGGTATCATTTCTGCGGTAGTCGATAACATCCCTGTAATGTTTGCTGTATTGAACATGAATCTGGATATGGATCTTTACCAATGGTTGCTGGTCACGTTGACCGCCGGCGTTGGCGGATCCCTGTTCTCGGTCGGTTCGGCTGCGGGTGTGGCGTTGATGGGGCAATCTAATCACAAATACACATTCTTCAGCCACTTGAAATGGACTCCGGTGATCGCCGCCGGTTATGCGGCCAGTATCGTGACGCATTATTTGATCAACGGTTGA
- a CDS encoding penicillin-binding protein 1A produces the protein MLKSLIKWLVFFVFAFFATFAVASYFFFVELDKELPDIEQLQNVQYQMPFSIYSQDNLLIGQFGEKRRIPLTIGKVPPQQIKAFIAAEDDRFFTHIGIDPTGLARAATQLVMTGKKRQGGSTITMQVARNFLLSNEKTYLRKLKEILLALKIERRYSKDQILELYLNKIYMGQRAYGLAAAAQTYYGKDLAELSLAQQAMIAGLPKAPSIYNPITNPERALQRRNYVLRRMLELKHIDENSYRSALGTADDAALQPVNVEFQAPYVAEMARQEIMAQFGDSAYTQGLKVYTTVPSEFQRAADRALQQAVHEYDERHGYRGPSFKNARREGATLTDSIIGDCRQAQIVEIAESGITAKIHNGNQIQVDRHNLEWAMRTNSRRLPLQAGDIIWVRQLEDGEWALTQVPEVEGAFAALNPNNGAILALSGGFDFYHSKYNRATQSKRQPGSGFKPIIYTAALEKGFTPASIINDAPIVIEDPSQENDWRPENYNRRYLGPTPLRVALRESINLVSIRLLQQIGIPQAIDTAKRFGFDKDQLPGTLSLALGSGYASPLRMAAAYAVFANGGFLVTPYLIERIEDNEGNVLFQAQPATACADCSETPNLQGTASARAISAKTNFLINSLLRDVVQRGTATQAKQLGRNDLAGKTGTTNEQRDAWFNGFATGIVASAWIGYDNSLPLGHGETGGKVALPMWIKFIRAVQHHFPEKPESVPDGIVQAYINPRDGLLLDPNEKGGIWEYFTAETVPTTLSTPAQPEEDLEEEFNEEGLF, from the coding sequence TTGCTAAAGTCGCTGATCAAGTGGCTAGTCTTTTTCGTTTTTGCGTTTTTTGCCACGTTCGCCGTGGCGAGTTATTTTTTCTTTGTCGAGCTCGACAAAGAACTGCCGGACATCGAGCAGTTGCAAAACGTGCAATACCAGATGCCTTTCAGCATCTACAGCCAGGACAATTTGTTGATAGGCCAATTCGGCGAAAAACGCCGAATCCCGCTAACCATCGGCAAAGTACCGCCGCAACAAATCAAGGCTTTTATCGCCGCGGAAGACGACCGGTTTTTCACCCACATCGGCATCGACCCGACCGGTTTGGCTCGGGCAGCCACCCAACTTGTAATGACCGGCAAAAAACGCCAAGGCGGCAGCACCATTACCATGCAAGTTGCGCGTAATTTTTTGCTGAGTAACGAGAAAACCTATTTGCGCAAACTCAAGGAAATCCTGCTGGCCTTGAAAATCGAACGCCGCTACTCCAAGGACCAGATACTGGAACTTTATCTGAACAAGATCTATATGGGCCAACGCGCATACGGTCTGGCCGCGGCCGCTCAAACTTACTACGGCAAGGACCTTGCCGAATTGAGCCTTGCCCAACAAGCCATGATCGCCGGACTGCCCAAGGCCCCATCCATATACAATCCGATCACCAATCCCGAACGCGCGCTGCAACGACGCAATTACGTGTTACGGCGCATGCTGGAATTAAAACACATCGACGAAAACAGTTACCGATCGGCGCTCGGCACGGCCGACGACGCTGCTTTGCAACCGGTTAACGTCGAATTTCAAGCGCCTTACGTCGCCGAAATGGCCAGACAGGAAATCATGGCGCAATTCGGCGACTCGGCCTATACCCAGGGCCTGAAAGTGTATACCACCGTACCCAGCGAATTTCAGCGCGCTGCCGACCGCGCATTGCAGCAAGCCGTACACGAATACGACGAACGCCACGGCTACCGCGGCCCATCGTTCAAAAACGCACGCAGGGAGGGCGCCACGTTGACGGATAGCATTATCGGCGACTGCCGCCAGGCGCAAATCGTCGAAATCGCCGAATCCGGCATTACCGCAAAAATTCACAACGGCAACCAGATTCAGGTAGACCGCCATAATCTCGAATGGGCAATGCGCACCAATTCCCGTCGGCTACCGCTGCAAGCCGGTGACATCATTTGGGTCAGACAACTCGAGGATGGCGAATGGGCGCTGACCCAAGTACCGGAAGTGGAAGGCGCATTTGCAGCATTGAATCCAAACAACGGCGCGATTCTAGCGCTCTCCGGCGGCTTCGATTTCTACCACAGCAAATACAATCGCGCCACGCAGTCCAAACGCCAACCCGGCTCCGGATTCAAACCAATCATTTACACCGCGGCTTTAGAGAAAGGATTTACGCCGGCCAGCATCATAAACGACGCACCGATCGTGATCGAAGACCCTTCGCAGGAAAACGACTGGCGACCGGAAAACTACAACCGCCGTTACCTCGGCCCGACACCGTTGCGGGTTGCGCTACGCGAATCTATAAACCTGGTGTCGATCCGACTATTGCAGCAAATCGGCATTCCCCAAGCCATCGACACCGCAAAGCGCTTCGGATTCGATAAAGACCAGCTACCCGGCACCTTATCGCTGGCCCTGGGCAGCGGTTACGCCTCACCGCTAAGAATGGCAGCCGCATACGCGGTTTTCGCCAACGGCGGCTTTCTGGTAACGCCCTACCTGATCGAACGCATCGAAGACAATGAAGGCAATGTTCTGTTTCAAGCCCAACCGGCGACAGCCTGTGCCGATTGCAGCGAAACCCCAAATTTGCAAGGCACCGCGTCAGCGCGGGCGATCTCGGCGAAAACCAACTTCCTGATAAACAGCTTACTGCGCGATGTCGTCCAACGCGGTACTGCGACGCAAGCCAAACAATTGGGTCGTAACGATCTGGCCGGAAAAACCGGCACCACCAACGAACAGAGGGATGCTTGGTTCAACGGCTTTGCCACCGGTATCGTCGCCTCGGCCTGGATCGGTTACGACAACTCGCTACCGCTTGGCCACGGGGAAACCGGAGGCAAAGTTGCATTACCGATGTGGATTAAATTCATTCGCGCGGTGCAACACCATTTTCCAGAAAAACCGGAATCCGTACCCGACGGCATCGTGCAAGCCTATATCAATCCCCGCGACGGCTTGTTACTAGATCCGAACGAAAAAGGCGGGATATGGGAATATTTTACTGCGGAAACCGTACCGACGACGTTGTCGACACCGGCTCAACCGGAAGAAGACTTGGAAGAGGAATTTAACGAGGAAGGATTGTTCTGA
- the rpmE gene encoding 50S ribosomal protein L31 — translation MKPEIHPQYKQITVTCGCGNTFQTGSVLGSDLHIEVCSSCHPFYTGKQRVVDTSGRVDKFRKKFGK, via the coding sequence ATGAAACCAGAAATTCATCCACAATATAAACAAATCACCGTGACATGCGGTTGCGGCAATACTTTCCAAACCGGTTCCGTATTGGGTTCCGATTTGCATATCGAAGTATGTTCTTCGTGCCATCCGTTTTATACCGGTAAGCAACGCGTAGTCGATACTTCCGGCCGCGTGGATAAATTCCGCAAAAAATTCGGAAAATAA